Proteins encoded within one genomic window of Pigmentiphaga sp. H8:
- the sucC gene encoding ADP-forming succinate--CoA ligase subunit beta, protein MKIHEYQGKELLKKFGVTVPRGIPVFSVDEAVKAAEQLGGPVWVVKAQIHAGGRGKGGGVKLGRSIEEVRTLAGQILGMQLVTHQTGPEGQKVRRLLIEEGADIKKELYVGIVTDRSSQRVCVMASSEGGMEIEEVAHATPEKILKVFVDPATGLTTDEASQLARGIGVPEGSVADAADQIQKLYTCYVETDADLAEINPLIVTGSGKIIALDAKFNFDSNALFRHPEIVAYRDTDEEDPAEIEASQFGLAYIQLDGNIGCLVNGAGLAMATMDTIKLFGGEPANFLDVGGGATAEKVTEAFKIMLKNPGLKAILVNIFGGIMRCDVIAEGVIAACKAVSLSVPLVVRMKGTNEELGKKMLADSGLPIISADTMAEAATKVVAAAK, encoded by the coding sequence ATGAAAATCCACGAGTATCAGGGCAAAGAGCTTCTGAAGAAATTTGGCGTCACCGTTCCGCGCGGCATCCCCGTGTTCTCGGTGGACGAGGCCGTCAAGGCCGCTGAACAACTGGGCGGCCCGGTGTGGGTCGTCAAGGCCCAGATCCATGCGGGCGGCCGCGGCAAGGGCGGCGGCGTCAAGCTGGGCCGTTCCATCGAGGAAGTGCGCACGCTGGCCGGCCAGATCCTGGGCATGCAGCTGGTCACGCACCAGACCGGCCCGGAAGGCCAGAAGGTCCGCCGCCTGCTGATCGAAGAAGGCGCCGACATCAAGAAGGAACTGTACGTCGGCATCGTGACCGACCGCAGCTCGCAGCGCGTCTGCGTGATGGCCTCGAGCGAAGGCGGCATGGAGATCGAAGAGGTCGCCCACGCCACCCCCGAGAAGATCCTGAAGGTGTTCGTCGACCCCGCCACGGGCCTGACCACCGATGAAGCCTCGCAGCTGGCCCGCGGCATCGGCGTTCCCGAAGGCTCGGTCGCCGACGCGGCTGACCAGATCCAGAAGCTGTACACCTGCTACGTCGAGACCGACGCCGATCTGGCCGAGATCAACCCCCTGATCGTTACCGGCTCGGGCAAGATCATCGCTCTGGACGCCAAGTTCAACTTCGATTCGAACGCGCTGTTCCGCCACCCCGAGATCGTGGCCTACCGCGACACCGATGAAGAAGATCCCGCCGAAATCGAAGCCAGCCAGTTCGGCCTGGCCTACATCCAGCTCGACGGCAACATCGGCTGCCTGGTGAACGGCGCCGGCCTGGCCATGGCCACCATGGACACCATCAAGCTGTTCGGCGGCGAGCCGGCCAACTTCCTGGACGTCGGCGGCGGCGCCACGGCCGAGAAAGTGACCGAAGCCTTCAAGATCATGCTGAAGAACCCCGGCCTGAAGGCCATCCTGGTCAACATCTTCGGCGGCATCATGCGCTGCGACGTCATCGCCGAAGGCGTGATCGCCGCGTGCAAGGCCGTCAGCCTGAGCGTGCCGCTGGTCGTGCGCATGAAGGGTACCAACGAGGAGCTCGGCAAGAAGATGCTGGCCGATTCCGGTCTGCCCATCATCAGCGCCGACACCATGGCCGAAGCCGCCACCAAGGTCGTGGCCGCGGCCAAGTAA